A region from the Vicia villosa cultivar HV-30 ecotype Madison, WI linkage group LG3, Vvil1.0, whole genome shotgun sequence genome encodes:
- the LOC131660313 gene encoding uncharacterized protein LOC131660313, with amino-acid sequence MGALTAPLQYPAARRDDTVVDNYHGVNISDPYRWLEDPDTDEVKEFVEKQVQLTNSVIAECETRTKLNERITKLFDHPRYDAPFKRGDKYFYFHNTGLQPQNILYVQDSLEGEPEVLLDPNALSEDGTVSLNTYSVSEDAKYLAYAISSSGSDWATIKVMRIEDKTVEPDTLSWVKFSSISWSHDGLGFYYSRYPAPKDGEVVDAGTETNSNLYHMLYYHFLGTDQEGDILCWKDLQNPKYTVGGFVTDDGKYLLLDISDGCDPVNKLYYCDITNLPSIFEGFRNDNSALPFVKLIDNFDAKYDYIANDDTVFTFLTNKDAPKYKLVRVDFNKPNTWADVLQESNNDVLESACAVNGNQLIVSYLSDVKHLLQVRDLKTGSLQHQLPIDIGSVYDISARREDNVVFFSFTSFLSPGIVYQCNLGTGIPDLKIFREIAVPGFDRSEFQVNQVFFPSKDGTKIPMFIVAKKGIILDGSHPCLLYGYGGFNISITPSFSISRIVLTKHLGFVYCIANIRGGGEYGEEWHKAGSLGKKQNCFDDFISAAEYLISTGYTQSRKLCIEGGSNGGLLVGACINQRPDLFGCALAHVGVMDMLRFHKFTIGHAWTSDFGCADKEDEFHWLIKYSPLHNVRRPWEEHPDKSVQYPSTMLLTADHDDRVVPLHSLKLLATLQYELCSSLKESPQTNPLIGRIDCKSGHGGGRPTQKLIDEAADRYSFMAKMLEAHWIE; translated from the exons ATGGGTGCCCTAACCGCACCTCTGCAATATCCCGCCGCTCGTAGAGACGACACAGTCGTCGACAACTACCACGGCGTCAATATCTCCGACCCCTATCGATG gCTCGAAGATCCTGATACTGATGAAGTGAAAGAGTTTGTTGAGAAACAAGTTCAACTCACCAATTCCGTGATTGCTGAATGCGAAACGAGAACGAAGCTTAATGAAAGAATTACTAAATTATTTGATCATCCTCGTTATGATGCTCCTTTTAAGCGAGGAGATAAGTATTTTTACTTTCATAATACTGGACTTCAGCCTCAGAATATTCTCTATGTCCAG GATAGTTTGGAGGGAGAGCCAGAGGTTTTGCTTGATCCCAATGCCTTGAGTGAAGATGGAACTGTGTCGTTGAACACATATTCTGTGAGTGAAGATGCCAAGTACTTGGCTTATGCTATTAGTTCCAGTGGTAGTGATTGGGCGACTATAAAAGTGATGCGCATTGAGGACAAGACTGTTGAGCCTGATACTTTATCATGG GTTAAATTTTCCTCTATTAGTTGGAGTCATGATGGCTTGGGTTTCTATTATAGCCGCTATCCAGCACCCAA AGATGGAGAAGTGGTAGATGCTGGGACTGAGACAAACTCTAATCTTTATCATATGCTTTATTATCATTTTTTGGGTACGGATCAAGAAGGAGATATTTTGTGTTGGAAAGATCTTCAAAACCCTAAATATACAGTTGGAGGGTTTGTTACTGATGATGGGAAG TATCTCCTCCTCGATATTTCAGACGGGTGTGATCCAGTTAACAAACTTTACTACTGTGACATAACTAATCTTCCCAGCATATTTGAAGGTTTTCGTAATGATAATTCCGCCCTCCCTTTCGTCAAACTTATTGATAACTTTGATGCGAAGTACGACTACATTGCAAATGATGACACTGTGTTTACATTTTTAACTAATAAAGATGCTCCAAAGTATAAACTAGTCCGAGTAGATTTCAACAAACCTAACACATGGGCTGATGTTCTTCAAGAGTCTAACAATGATGTACTTGAGTCGGCGTGTGCTGTCAATGGTAACCAACTGATAGTTAGTTACTTGAGTGATGTGAAACATCTTCTACAAGTAAGAGACTTAAAAACAGGTTCATTGCAGCATCAACTGCCAATTGACATTGGCTCAGTTTATGATATTTCTGCGCGGCGTGAAGATAATGTGGTTTTCTTTAGCTTTACAAGCTTTCTGTCTCCCGGTATCGTCTATCAGTGCAACCTGGGAACAGGGATTCCTGATCTGAAGATATTTCGTGAAATTGCAGTCCCTGGGTTTGATCGCTCTGAATTTCAAGTCAATCAG GTTTTTTTCCCTAGTAAAGATGGTACCAAGATCCCAATGTTCATTGTTGCGAAAAAGGGTATTATTTTGGATGGTTCACACCCGTGTCTATTATATGGATATGGTGGTTTTAACATCAGTATCACACCATCATTTAGTATTAGTCGCATTGTACTCACAAAACATTTAGGTTTTGTTTATTGCATTGCGAATATTcgtggtggtggagaatatgggGAGGAATGGCATAAAGCAGGTTCCCTTGGTAAAAAACAGAATTGCTTTGATGACTTCATATCTGCAGCCGAATACCTTATATCCACTGGTTATACTCAATCCAGAAAGTTATGCATTGAAGGTGGAAGCAATGGCGGACTTCTTGTTGGTGCTTGTATAAATCAG AGACCTGATCTCTTTGGCTGTGCATTGGCTCATGTTGGCGTTATGGACATGCTGCGGTTCCACAAGTTTACCATAG GTCATGCTTGGACCTCAGATTTTGGTTGTGCAGACAAGGAGGATGAGTTTCATTGGCTAATCAA GTACTCACCATTGCATAATGTCCGGCGACCTTGGGAAGAGCATCCTGACAAGTCAGTTCAGTACCCATCAACCATGTTGTTGACAGCAGATCATGATGATAGAGTTGTGCCACTACACTCATTGAAATTATTGGCG ACCTTGCAGTATGAGCTATGCAGTAGCTTAAAGGAAAGTCCCCAAACCAACCCTTTAATTGGTCGCATTGATTGCAAATCTGGACACGGAGGAGGTCGTCCAACACAGAAACTG ATTGATGAAGCTGCTGATCGatacagttttatggctaaaatgttAGAAGCTCATTGGATTGAATAG